CACCGAGTACTCCCCCCGGTGCATGGTGTGCGAGCCCGCCCGGCGCCTCACCCTCACCCCCCTCGCCCCCTCAGTGTCATAGCCCTCGTCCTCCAGGGCGTCGTGGGACGGGGGCACCTCGCTGAAGACCACCCGGGGCGAGGAGCGGTAGCGCCTCTTGGAGAAGAGCTTGGGGTACACCACCGGGACGGAGGGGTCGGGGGCAGAGTCCGCCGCGGAGCGGCCCACGGCGGGGCtcctgccgtgtgtgtgtgaggcggcCCGGTGGGGCTTCTTGCTCCGGTGGTGGTTGGTCCTGTGATGGTGCTGTGAAGAGTGCTCTTCAGAGAAGTGGTCCCTggccgccggctgctgctgtcctgctctgtgattggctgctgtaTGCTGTCCGACTTTGTGGCTGGCGGTCCCGGCGCTCCGGGCCAATCCACCTCCCATGTTCAGTACAGCCTGGACGCCgatcaggaggagcaggaccagTGGTGACGACCTCATGGGCACACGTCCTGGAACCGAGAGCGACAGGGTGAAAATCAGCCTGAACCAGGGCTGGCTTTTTATGCATCATAGGTTGAGTCAAcgtgtgttttctccattttcaccAGCGTGGGTTCATCTCCAGCCGGAGAGCAGGATTGCGTCTTCTCTGACGCGTTACggtgggaagtgtgtgtgcgtacctGTGGAATGTGTCCAGTTGAAGCGGGAGCCCCGTTGGACTCTAGAGCCAGACTCCAGTGCAGGCCGGGCCCCTCACGCCTGCCATCTGGACCCCCGGAACTGCagctctgccacacacacacacactgaatatgtAAGAAACATTTAGGGGAACATGTTCACGAACTGCTATCTAAAAAGtagtgaaacacatttatttaagaTCTGTTTATCAGGTCATGTGAAGCTCATTGTCTACGTGAAAAATATGAGAAATAAAAATTCTGAGCAAAGAAGCTTTTCACCCATTTTAAAGACAGTTTATCATTATCCGACCTGAACTCattggaaacacacacacactcgctgtgtTTAGCTCTCTGACCGTAGAGCTGCGATGCACAGGAATGTAGAGTATTTCACACCTCATTATAAGACCCGAACTATATACGGTAGTGATCGTAAAGCGTAAGCACCGACAATACAGGATGTGAACGTATGTGTACACAAACACCCCTATCTTTCTACATACACACGCTATGCAGGAATGTGTGTTAGACTGTTTGCATGAATCCTTTGCATGGCGAGATCTGTAATCACAGCTGCTCGACTTTTATATAGTGTAAAATCCATCCTGCTAGCACCATGTCATCAGTAAATGTTTCCTTAGCTTGCTGTGGAGGATATAAATGTCTGATTGGCTCGAGAAGCTGAGAAAGCAGCTCATCAGATCAGCTCCTGCTCACCAGGAGAGGTCAGTGTTGTCTGCGTGGCTTTGACAGTCCTGCATCCACACACTCTGTCCAGCAGCTGAGAAATATCAGAACGTCACTGGCTGTGTTCCCTAAAGTAACATCAACTCAGCTGCAACACAGAGGTTTACAGTCTTAAATCATTTCTCAGGTATTTTCCCACAACATAAGGAATGTTAAGCTCTTGCAGTTTTCTCGACTTTGAGCCATATCTCCAGTCCTGCAACGCAGCGATGTAAAGTCTCTGGAAAGGCAACAGTTGAAAACAAATCTGAGGAATCTGCACTTTATCTGACGTTTTCTCTTAACTCATCCTGTAtgtcttttttgaaaaatgttaagtAATTTCAATTTCTGAGACCAGACTCGATTCGTTAGTCGAGACATGTCATGAAATCAAATACATTGCGGTAAAGTTGCACCGTTCTGAAATATGTAAATACATCTGTCAACATCAGATCTGTTTGGCGTGGATACTCCAAAACAAGCAAGTACATTTGGGTGGTAGAGATGTTTTGAGGAATTGATGTATACTACCCTCTTTTGACTTCAATaaacacagggacacacacacacatgcatgagcacacacacacatatggagcTGGTCCAAACAGGCGGGGAGCCGACTGATCCGGGCTGACGGGCAGCTCACTATTTACGTGTCCCAGGGTGAGTCTGAAGGATCCTAATGTTAAAAATATGTGGCTTGTGTTTAATGCCAGTGGAGTCAGCGTAAACAGTGCGGCGGAGGAGCACGGGGTCATAGTAGTTTACAAAGCACCTCTGACTCAAGGGATTAGTTTGGCAGTGGATCTGAATCTGTCTGACCCCCACTAACACAAGTAGTGTACAGAATAACTaacgcacgcatacacacacacacacacacacactcacgggaGATTCTCCTGAAGGGTGCACAGAATTTGGATGTTTTCccaaaactgtttattttacgGTTTTGTGGAAACAAAATCAGGTactgagcagaagcagcactGGAAATTTGGATATTGCCTATAACAAGAAACGCAGAGACGTGCGTCTCGTGTCACACACTGGGGAGAACGGGGATCCTTCTGGCACTGATGAAACAATGGCTCTGGCCGTGGCGTGCTCAGGACAGTAAGCTGCTTTCCTCCTGACAGAAACATCCGAGTACACATGGGACATGCCGTAAAGGATGAGAAAACAAGCATCCTGTTGCCAACTGATGACGAACGTATTAAAAATCTATTAAAACACGGGATGACAAGCATCATATGGTTCACATTTCCACTGCTCCACATATTGAATTAATGCACATAAACAAAGCAGATGTTAGTAACGTTCCATGAATCACACAGGTGGCATCGGGAAGAGTTTTTATAAGAAGAGACTGTGCCTCCTGTGTTTGGCTGGAACAGAAGGAGGATCCTCCTTAGAGGACAGTGAATCAAGACCACTTTCAAACGCTGCGATGGCACGAGCGTCCCTCACCGCACGTAACTACCTGCTTCAACTGAATGGAAGGTATCAGTCACACATCTGCCAGACTGTGACCCAGAAAACCAGTCACTGGGCGGCACGAAAGCAAAACAGTCCAGACAGAGACTGATTACTCGGCCCAGGGCAGCGGGAACCCACCATGCTGTTACTGGTAACCGCCACGAAACCATACTTCTCTCCTCAGCTTTCGGAGCACCGCGTGCCGGCCGCGAGCCAGGGACAGCGCCGCAGGTGGGCCAAAAACGCCAACGCCCCCGGAGGTTAGTTTACAGTTAGCGAGGGGGGTTTCTTCCTATCGCGGCGATACGGCGGCCATTAGTCACAGCTCGCTGTTAAAAGAAGCGCCGGTGCCACGTGTCACCGCTTccctcaaacaaacacacacctctcagTCAGGGTGATGACAACGGCCTCAGATTATGAGGGGGTGAGAAAGAG
The DNA window shown above is from Salarias fasciatus chromosome 20, fSalaFa1.1, whole genome shotgun sequence and carries:
- the ngfa gene encoding neurotrophin-7; this encodes MRSSPLVLLLLIGVQAVLNMGGGLARSAGTASHKVGQHTAANHRAGQQQPAARDHFSEEHSSQHHHRTNHHRSKKPHRAASHTHGRSPAVGRSAADSAPDPSVPVVYPKLFSKRRYRSSPRVVFSEVPPSHDALEDEGYDTEGARGVRVRRRAGSHTMHRGEYSVCDSINTWVGNLTRATDIAGNEVTVLPNVTINNVVKKQFFYETTCRSPTHRGPPAAGAGKRGGKQGSKAGSSGCLGIDSRHWNSYCTNTHIFVSALTTFKERTAWRFIRINAACVCVLSRKSWAGRLGH